One Deefgea tanakiae genomic region harbors:
- a CDS encoding GGDEF domain-containing response regulator, which translates to MNESSELSTRPKVLIVDDSRIVRATVKKHLSEHFDILEEADGEAGWKRLLADTSINLMVSDLTMPELDGLGLLARIRSSGDDRLHHLPVIIISGEEDEATKLRCVECGANDFITKSTDRTEMLARVKANLELAATRRELAESRAVQVQTTTDELTGVGSSHLLDLQLNQALAFALRHNSEVTLLLLEVNHHQALNDKLGEKLYGQMLGLLAKLLEGKLRKEDTLAHLTGPMFAIVSPATPLTEARIVAERLRNSIANARINFRGQQLRVTASISVANSWHDDAQSSERMMMIAQDRLYATPIENQVFMPEVNTSIAPTPLIAEALVMLHKGMGTELQPHLLALMRNLQPLLAMANQELNLDWDLSRLDE; encoded by the coding sequence ATGAACGAGAGTAGCGAATTAAGCACCCGTCCTAAAGTGTTAATTGTGGATGATTCGCGGATTGTCCGCGCAACGGTCAAAAAACATTTATCCGAGCATTTTGATATTTTGGAAGAGGCCGATGGCGAGGCGGGTTGGAAACGCTTGTTGGCTGATACCAGCATTAACTTAATGGTGTCGGATCTGACAATGCCTGAATTAGATGGCTTGGGCTTGCTAGCGCGGATCCGTAGCTCGGGGGATGATCGTTTGCATCATTTGCCGGTGATTATTATCTCTGGTGAAGAAGACGAGGCGACCAAATTACGCTGTGTTGAATGCGGTGCCAATGATTTCATTACCAAATCCACTGATCGTACCGAGATGCTGGCCCGGGTCAAAGCCAATCTGGAATTAGCGGCCACTCGAAGGGAGTTAGCTGAGTCACGTGCGGTGCAAGTGCAAACGACCACAGATGAGCTGACCGGTGTTGGCAGCTCGCATTTATTGGATTTACAGCTCAATCAAGCGCTGGCTTTTGCGCTGCGCCACAATAGCGAAGTGACTTTGCTGCTGTTAGAAGTCAATCATCACCAAGCCTTGAACGATAAATTGGGCGAAAAACTATACGGTCAAATGCTTGGGCTTCTGGCTAAATTGCTCGAAGGCAAATTGCGCAAGGAAGATACCTTGGCGCATTTGACCGGGCCCATGTTTGCGATTGTGTCGCCAGCAACGCCATTGACCGAAGCGCGAATTGTTGCAGAGCGTTTACGTAATAGCATTGCCAATGCGCGGATTAATTTCCGTGGACAGCAATTGCGCGTCACGGCCAGTATTTCTGTCGCTAATTCTTGGCATGACGATGCGCAGTCGAGTGAGCGCATGATGATGATTGCGCAGGATCGGCTATATGCCACGCCGATAGAAAATCAGGTCTTTATGCCTGAGGTGAATACCTCGATTGCGCCGACACCGTTAATCGCAGAGGCCTTAGTGATGTTGCATAAAGGCATGGGCACAGAGCTGCAGCCACATTTATTGGCGCTGATGCGCAATTTGCAGCCTCTATTGGCGATGGCTAATCAAGAATTGAACTTAGATTGGGATTTATCTCGGCTTGATGAGTAA
- the rpsT gene encoding 30S ribosomal protein S20 produces MANTAQARKRARQAEVARLHNGAQRSEFRTAVKKVLKAIAAGDKAAAAAVYQESVSTIDSLADKKIYHKNKAARHKSRLSAAIKAMAAA; encoded by the coding sequence ATGGCAAATACCGCACAAGCACGCAAACGCGCTCGTCAAGCTGAAGTTGCACGTCTACACAACGGCGCACAACGTTCAGAATTCCGTACTGCAGTTAAGAAAGTACTGAAAGCGATCGCGGCTGGCGACAAAGCGGCTGCTGCAGCTGTTTACCAAGAATCTGTTAGCACGATCGACAGCTTGGCTGACAAAAAGATCTACCACAAGAACAAAGCAGCTCGTCATAAGAGCCGTTTGTCTGCTGCGATCAAAGCAATGGCTGCTGCCTAA
- a CDS encoding GGDEF domain-containing protein, producing MNSICTTDPYCAELEQIIQQQKLNALFQPIAALNHEQAYGFEGLIRGPSAHFLHSPINLFQTAERCNQLVELDVACRKVIIKAFVERNLPGKLFLNICPTSLIQPSFRPGATLAYLKEVGLDPHRVVIELTETQSTGDYNLLTEALKHYREMGFKIALDDLGEGFSSLRLWSELKPDFVKIDKYFIQGIGSDPQKRQFVRSIQHIALHTGTCVIAEGIETAAELEVIQRIGINLAQGYLIGHPNVQPIAKIKLPTLQTQTPITIDQRSSHAGALLKQIPCASPADSNEAIWRRLSAQTDLIAIPVVENDKPIGLIKRSDLLELFSRPFSRELFGARSCATQMDRNPLIVEQATSLTELARLITSCERGDLNDGFILTEQGRYLGMGTGRDLIRAMTALQISAARHANPLTGLPGNAPIQETIAQLLAEQLNFTVVYVDLDHFKPYNDVYGYARGDELLQYCGHLLQRNTEPQLDFVGHVGGDDFILLLRSPDWQSRCEAILSEFQQHLSAFFSPTHLAENGYQAHNRQGQLQHHPLVSMSLGAAQIIARDYNTHHEVANTACAAKHMAKRQQGNTLFIEQRVTHQANSNHQAMYLNQDIA from the coding sequence ATGAATTCCATCTGCACGACTGACCCCTATTGCGCCGAACTCGAGCAGATTATTCAGCAACAAAAACTCAATGCCCTATTTCAACCGATTGCCGCACTCAATCACGAGCAGGCCTATGGTTTTGAAGGGCTGATTCGTGGCCCATCCGCCCATTTTCTACATTCCCCGATCAATTTATTTCAGACCGCCGAACGCTGCAATCAACTGGTTGAGCTCGATGTAGCGTGTCGTAAAGTGATTATCAAAGCCTTTGTCGAACGCAACTTACCGGGAAAGTTATTTCTCAACATCTGCCCCACCAGCCTTATTCAACCCTCGTTTCGCCCCGGCGCCACACTGGCCTACCTCAAAGAAGTTGGTCTAGACCCACATCGCGTAGTGATTGAGCTCACCGAAACGCAATCGACTGGCGATTACAACCTTTTGACCGAAGCGCTCAAACATTACCGCGAGATGGGATTTAAGATTGCGCTGGATGATTTAGGGGAAGGTTTTTCTAGCTTGCGGCTATGGTCTGAACTCAAGCCTGACTTTGTCAAAATCGATAAATATTTCATCCAAGGCATTGGTTCTGATCCGCAAAAACGCCAATTTGTCCGCTCGATTCAGCATATCGCACTCCACACCGGCACTTGCGTCATAGCCGAAGGCATTGAAACGGCGGCTGAACTTGAAGTCATCCAAAGGATAGGCATTAACTTGGCACAGGGCTATTTGATTGGACATCCCAATGTTCAGCCGATTGCTAAGATCAAGCTACCTACATTGCAAACGCAAACGCCAATCACGATTGACCAACGCAGCAGCCATGCAGGCGCGTTATTAAAACAAATCCCATGCGCAAGCCCAGCAGATAGCAACGAAGCCATTTGGCGGCGGCTTTCAGCCCAAACCGATCTGATCGCAATTCCGGTGGTCGAAAACGACAAACCGATTGGTCTGATCAAACGCAGCGATTTATTAGAATTATTCTCGCGCCCTTTTAGCCGTGAATTATTTGGCGCACGCAGTTGCGCCACGCAAATGGATCGCAATCCGCTGATTGTGGAACAAGCCACCAGCCTGACTGAATTAGCGCGCTTAATCACTTCATGCGAGCGCGGCGACCTCAATGATGGTTTTATTTTGACCGAGCAAGGCCGCTACCTTGGCATGGGTACGGGGCGCGATCTTATTCGCGCCATGACCGCCTTACAAATTAGCGCTGCGCGTCACGCCAACCCACTCACCGGCTTGCCCGGTAATGCGCCGATCCAAGAAACCATTGCCCAGCTTTTGGCCGAGCAGCTTAATTTCACGGTCGTTTATGTGGATTTGGATCATTTTAAACCCTACAACGATGTCTACGGTTATGCCCGTGGGGATGAATTACTGCAATATTGCGGCCATTTACTACAGCGCAATACCGAGCCGCAACTAGATTTTGTCGGCCATGTTGGCGGTGATGACTTTATCTTGCTGCTGCGCTCGCCTGATTGGCAAAGCCGCTGCGAAGCAATTTTGAGCGAGTTCCAACAGCACTTATCAGCTTTCTTTAGCCCCACCCATTTGGCAGAGAACGGATATCAAGCCCATAATCGCCAAGGGCAGCTACAACATCATCCCTTAGTGTCGATGTCGCTCGGCGCAGCACAAATTATTGCCCGTGATTACAACACGCACCATGAAGTTGCCAATACCGCTTGTGCTGCAAAGCACATGGCCAAGCGGCAGCAAGGCAATACTTTGTTTATCGAACAACGCGTCACACATCAAGCCAACTCAAACCATCAAGCAATGTATTTAAATCAAGACATTGCATAA
- a CDS encoding efflux transporter outer membrane subunit: protein MRQRLNLMVITVLAALTGCAVNLPQPDAAQLEPKEKAWQASAPSTARLAAQKEWWQSWQDPVLDGLLIAAQQANPTLEFAQARIREARAKAYSAKSYLWPTIGATAVGTRSQNELMSPNYITNNGSVGLDASWEIDLWGGIRAAEQGLVANMKAREVEWHDAQVSVAAEVANAYVALRAYQAMADIVAADLESRNRSLQLTQDKASVGLASPVDVALADASSADSVAQLAEMQEGVAISIKALVAVTGLSEAQVRAQISQGQRQLPQPLGFAVTSLPAEVITQRHDIRVEAEKVKVAAADVGIAKVARLPSLSLFGAISVGRQETSSVELSGNSWSFGPTVKLPIFNAGRLKSEEEAAQARFEQALAMYQQQVRFAVREVEQTMVKLDSSNQRVAATLRSVAGYQKQQDATNAMWKAGSANLLDLEISRRFLLTAQTKQISLQREQLALWISLYKAVGGEWPQNSVSH, encoded by the coding sequence ATGCGCCAGCGTTTAAATTTGATGGTGATCACCGTCTTGGCTGCGTTAACCGGTTGTGCGGTAAATTTACCGCAACCCGATGCCGCACAATTAGAACCAAAGGAAAAAGCTTGGCAAGCCTCTGCGCCGAGTACTGCTCGTTTGGCGGCACAAAAAGAGTGGTGGCAATCTTGGCAAGACCCTGTGCTCGATGGTTTGTTGATTGCTGCGCAACAAGCCAATCCAACGCTCGAATTTGCGCAAGCGCGAATTCGTGAAGCGCGTGCCAAAGCCTACTCAGCCAAATCCTATTTGTGGCCGACAATTGGCGCGACTGCTGTAGGTACGCGCAGCCAAAATGAGCTGATGTCCCCGAATTACATTACGAATAACGGCTCGGTGGGCTTAGATGCGAGCTGGGAGATCGATCTGTGGGGCGGGATTCGCGCAGCTGAACAAGGTTTGGTTGCCAATATGAAAGCGCGAGAAGTCGAGTGGCATGATGCTCAAGTGAGCGTTGCCGCCGAAGTCGCCAACGCCTATGTGGCGTTGCGTGCCTATCAAGCTATGGCGGATATTGTCGCGGCTGATTTGGAGTCGCGTAATCGTAGTTTGCAACTCACGCAGGATAAAGCCAGCGTGGGTTTGGCCAGCCCTGTGGATGTGGCATTAGCCGATGCAAGTAGTGCGGATTCTGTGGCGCAGTTGGCGGAAATGCAAGAAGGAGTCGCGATCTCGATTAAAGCGCTGGTCGCGGTGACTGGTTTAAGCGAAGCGCAGGTTCGCGCTCAAATTAGCCAAGGTCAACGTCAATTGCCGCAACCGCTGGGTTTTGCGGTGACTTCATTGCCTGCCGAAGTGATTACGCAGCGGCATGATATTCGCGTCGAGGCAGAAAAAGTAAAAGTCGCCGCCGCCGATGTGGGGATTGCCAAAGTTGCCCGATTGCCATCGCTAAGCTTATTCGGTGCAATTAGCGTGGGTCGCCAAGAGACAAGCAGCGTAGAACTGAGTGGTAATTCGTGGTCGTTTGGCCCAACTGTGAAGCTACCGATTTTCAATGCGGGACGCTTAAAGTCAGAAGAAGAAGCCGCGCAAGCTCGCTTTGAGCAGGCCCTTGCAATGTATCAACAGCAAGTTCGCTTTGCCGTGCGCGAAGTTGAGCAGACCATGGTTAAGCTCGATAGTAGCAATCAACGTGTTGCGGCGACCTTGCGTTCAGTGGCTGGCTATCAAAAGCAGCAAGATGCAACGAATGCGATGTGGAAAGCAGGCAGCGCTAACTTGCTCGATTTGGAAATTTCTCGACGCTTTTTATTAACGGCTCAAACCAAGCAAATTTCGCTGCAACGAGAGCAATTGGCTTTATGGATCTCCTTGTATAAAGCGGTCGGCGGTGAGTGGCCACAGAACTCAGTAAGTCATTAA
- a CDS encoding NAD+ synthase yields the protein MKIALAQINPIVGDLDGNTELIFAAAREAAANGAEILLTPELALTGYPPEDLLLRPAFLQQCREKIGRFIDELDGITLVLGYPSMSGDEIFNSACVIRDGNFLGRYDKLLLPNNAVFDEVRYFTPGIVPLVFEQNGVNIGIAICEDLWDTEPAAAARDEGADVLLVLNASPYHQAKQSTRREVARQRVDENNMPVVYCNLMGGQDELIFDGHSFAINRAGALALQLPAYQAMIGYVDYVDGDLQIGNVAADESIEASVYGALVQGVKDYIGKNRFPGILLGLSGGIDSALTLAIAVDALGAENVHAVMMPSRYTADISVNDSREMIDILGCQYSEIEIWSMYESMMAGLAPEFEGRDMDTTEENLQSRIRGMLLMALSNKTGKLVLTTGNKSEMTTGYATLYGDMAGGFAVLKDIAKTLVYRLSNWRNEQGVVIPERIITRPPSAELRPDQKDQDSLPEYEVLDAILAAYVEDNLSIADIIKLGYAEADVNKVVRLLKINEYKRRQAPVGPRITQRSFGKDWRMPITQRFTR from the coding sequence ATGAAAATCGCCCTTGCTCAGATCAACCCCATTGTTGGTGACCTCGACGGCAACACCGAGCTTATTTTTGCTGCGGCACGCGAAGCGGCAGCCAACGGCGCCGAGATACTCCTCACACCAGAGCTGGCGTTAACCGGCTACCCACCCGAAGACTTGCTACTACGCCCAGCATTCTTGCAGCAATGCCGCGAGAAAATTGGTCGATTTATCGACGAACTCGACGGGATTACCTTGGTGCTGGGTTACCCATCTATGAGTGGCGATGAAATTTTTAATTCGGCCTGCGTGATTCGCGATGGGAACTTCTTGGGGCGCTACGATAAGTTATTGCTGCCTAACAATGCGGTTTTCGACGAAGTTCGCTACTTTACACCGGGTATTGTACCGCTAGTCTTTGAGCAAAATGGCGTCAATATCGGCATCGCTATTTGCGAAGACCTGTGGGATACCGAGCCCGCAGCCGCCGCACGCGATGAAGGTGCAGATGTATTACTCGTACTGAATGCCTCACCGTATCATCAAGCTAAACAAAGCACACGTCGCGAAGTGGCCCGTCAGCGTGTCGATGAAAACAACATGCCGGTGGTGTATTGCAATTTGATGGGCGGGCAAGATGAATTGATTTTTGATGGTCATTCATTTGCGATCAACAGGGCCGGCGCTTTAGCGCTGCAACTACCTGCATATCAAGCGATGATTGGCTATGTCGATTACGTCGATGGCGATTTGCAGATCGGTAACGTGGCAGCTGATGAATCCATCGAAGCCAGCGTCTACGGCGCTTTGGTACAAGGCGTGAAAGACTACATCGGCAAAAATCGCTTCCCTGGCATCTTACTCGGCCTCTCTGGCGGTATTGATTCAGCACTGACTCTGGCGATTGCGGTGGATGCGCTGGGCGCAGAAAACGTGCATGCGGTGATGATGCCATCGCGTTATACCGCCGATATTTCAGTCAATGACTCGCGCGAGATGATAGACATCCTCGGCTGCCAATATTCTGAAATCGAAATCTGGTCGATGTATGAAAGCATGATGGCTGGGCTCGCACCTGAGTTCGAAGGACGCGACATGGATACCACCGAAGAGAATTTACAAAGTCGTATTCGGGGTATGCTCTTGATGGCCTTATCCAACAAGACTGGCAAGCTAGTACTCACCACGGGTAATAAATCAGAAATGACCACGGGCTATGCCACACTGTATGGCGATATGGCTGGTGGTTTTGCAGTGCTCAAAGACATTGCCAAAACGCTGGTGTATCGCCTGTCGAACTGGCGTAATGAGCAGGGCGTCGTGATTCCAGAGCGCATTATCACCCGCCCACCTTCAGCCGAGCTGCGCCCCGATCAAAAAGACCAAGATAGCCTGCCCGAGTACGAAGTACTTGATGCGATTTTGGCCGCTTACGTTGAGGATAATTTAAGCATCGCCGACATCATCAAGCTCGGTTACGCCGAAGCGGATGTCAATAAAGTAGTGCGTTTACTGAAAATCAACGAATACAAGCGCCGCCAAGCGCCTGTTGGCCCACGCATTACTCAGCGCTCATTCGGCAAAGATTGGCGCATGCCGATTACGCAGCGATTCACACGTTAA
- a CDS encoding TetR/AcrR family transcriptional regulator, whose protein sequence is MNAASSKLTDSKRAQILSGARTMFMEHGFASTSVEKIAKAAGVSKGTIYNYFASKEILFVALITGECGGEAQLPEAAQLMAAPVENVLTQFGTQCLSGLLQEDQQRLFRIVLAEVMQFPQLGQLIESTGPALSMGVLTEYLTRLNQAGKLDIPQPKLAAEQFMAMCDAGIIRRMQLSVGNPSQAEIDLQVTSAVKLFMNGYAP, encoded by the coding sequence ATGAACGCAGCAAGTAGTAAACTCACAGACAGCAAGCGCGCGCAAATTCTCAGCGGCGCTCGAACCATGTTTATGGAGCATGGCTTTGCCAGCACCAGCGTTGAAAAAATAGCGAAAGCAGCCGGCGTATCGAAAGGCACGATTTACAATTACTTTGCTAGCAAAGAAATTTTGTTTGTCGCGCTGATTACAGGCGAATGTGGCGGAGAAGCGCAATTGCCGGAGGCCGCGCAATTGATGGCTGCGCCCGTAGAAAATGTACTCACGCAATTTGGCACCCAATGCTTGAGTGGCTTACTGCAAGAAGATCAGCAGCGACTATTTCGCATCGTCTTGGCGGAAGTGATGCAATTCCCGCAACTCGGGCAATTGATTGAATCCACCGGCCCCGCACTATCCATGGGCGTATTGACCGAATACCTGACGCGACTGAATCAAGCAGGAAAATTAGACATCCCTCAACCGAAACTCGCGGCGGAGCAATTTATGGCCATGTGTGATGCGGGGATTATCCGCCGCATGCAGCTTTCTGTGGGCAATCCAAGCCAAGCCGAGATTGACCTGCAGGTGACCAGTGCGGTGAAATTATTTATGAATGGCTACGCGCCATAA
- a CDS encoding serine/threonine-protein kinase — protein sequence MTQPKIAHYQLQSRLGQGAMGVVFRARDERLERDVAIKLLQVSLDSAEAADYAARLLQEARSAARLNHPGIITVFDCGEWRGKPYLAMELVQGISLKAVLEKRGTLAVRDVIRIAKQMFSALAHAHRHDVVHRDIKPANLMLTKDGRLKITDFGIAQLPASDLTRTGTILGSPRYMSPEQLAGTKLDGRADIYSAGVVLYQALTGKVPFDGETTMNIVFNILHSEPIDPRSLNSEVPPWLADLILRCLAKKQEDRFALAGEVLVAIQSAGTNTFSSKSSSDASVNEPKVDEVPQPEVEQRERYPLVSWLQQTWMTLLWVLRQIGLMLASIVRQLWPWLLRAAAMVKRRMPIAGAKLSQAWQILQPILLALFLRARQQFLALPKKIQAGMVALLVASLLWLMWPTPESEIAAATITWTRPSPEAEPAQLKPFVSAAPMVEPAPEPALESYYERAPEQAKVSEATPLPQRVESTLSSGLQQVGKALDSAVTGAVDCFKGKATCPTSAPELQRRGGG from the coding sequence ATGACACAGCCCAAAATCGCGCATTATCAACTCCAGTCTCGCCTTGGTCAGGGCGCGATGGGTGTGGTATTTCGTGCGCGGGATGAGCGCTTAGAGCGAGATGTGGCGATTAAACTGTTGCAAGTGTCGCTCGATAGCGCAGAGGCGGCGGATTACGCCGCTCGCTTGCTGCAAGAGGCTCGCTCGGCTGCGCGCCTGAATCACCCCGGTATTATTACCGTGTTTGATTGTGGTGAATGGCGTGGTAAGCCTTATTTAGCGATGGAGTTAGTGCAGGGAATTAGTCTAAAAGCAGTATTGGAAAAGCGTGGCACCCTCGCCGTTCGCGACGTGATTCGCATAGCAAAGCAGATGTTCTCGGCCTTGGCCCATGCGCATCGGCATGATGTAGTGCATAGGGATATTAAACCCGCCAATTTGATGCTGACCAAAGACGGGCGCTTAAAGATTACCGACTTTGGTATTGCGCAATTGCCCGCCAGCGATTTAACCCGAACTGGCACCATACTGGGCTCGCCGCGATATATGTCGCCCGAGCAATTGGCCGGCACCAAGCTGGACGGTCGCGCCGATATTTATTCGGCGGGTGTCGTGCTGTATCAAGCGCTGACTGGAAAGGTACCGTTTGATGGTGAAACCACGATGAATATCGTGTTTAACATCCTGCATTCAGAGCCGATTGATCCTCGCTCCCTTAACTCTGAAGTACCGCCATGGCTGGCCGATTTGATTTTGCGCTGCTTGGCAAAAAAACAAGAAGATCGATTTGCATTGGCTGGTGAGGTGCTGGTTGCGATTCAGTCTGCGGGCACGAATACGTTTTCATCTAAGAGCAGCAGTGATGCAAGCGTGAATGAGCCCAAAGTCGATGAGGTACCGCAGCCTGAAGTCGAACAGCGCGAGCGCTATCCACTAGTGAGTTGGCTGCAACAAACGTGGATGACGCTACTCTGGGTCTTGCGTCAAATAGGTTTAATGTTGGCAAGTATTGTGCGTCAGCTCTGGCCATGGCTATTGCGCGCAGCAGCCATGGTTAAGAGAAGGATGCCGATTGCAGGGGCTAAGCTATCGCAAGCTTGGCAAATTCTTCAGCCGATTTTACTTGCACTCTTTTTACGCGCGAGACAGCAGTTTTTAGCTTTACCAAAGAAAATACAGGCCGGCATGGTGGCGTTGCTTGTAGCGAGTTTGCTTTGGTTGATGTGGCCGACGCCCGAGTCTGAAATTGCGGCCGCGACCATCACCTGGACCAGGCCTAGCCCAGAAGCTGAGCCGGCTCAGCTAAAGCCATTCGTATCGGCGGCCCCCATGGTTGAGCCCGCTCCTGAGCCGGCATTAGAAAGCTATTACGAGCGTGCCCCAGAGCAAGCTAAGGTCAGCGAGGCAACGCCGTTGCCCCAGCGGGTTGAGTCGACATTGAGTAGCGGTTTGCAACAAGTCGGCAAGGCACTTGATTCTGCGGTGACGGGGGCTGTGGATTGCTTTAAAGGAAAAGCGACTTGCCCAACGTCTGCACCCGAGTTGCAAAGGCGTGGCGGCGGCTAA